One window from the genome of Yarrowia lipolytica chromosome 1B, complete sequence encodes:
- a CDS encoding uncharacterized protein (Compare to YALI0B14014g, weakly similar to uniprot|Q8NK56 Cryptococcus neoformans SMG1), which yields MSDDKHTFDFIIVGGGTAGPTLARRLADAWISGKKLKVLLLESGPSSEGVDDIRCPGNWVNTIHSEYDWSYEVDEPYLSTDGEERRLCGIPRGHCLGGSSCLNTSFVIRGTRGDFDRIEEETGAKGWGWDDLFPYFRKHECYVPQGSAHEPKLIDFDTYDYKKFHGDSGPIKVQPYDYAPISKKFSESLASFGYPYNPEIFVNGGAPQGWGHVVRSTSNGVRSTGYDALVHAPKNLDIVTGHAVTKILFEKIGGKQTAVGVETYNRAAEEAGPTYKARYEVVVCCGSYASPQLLMVSGVGPKKELEEVGVKDIILDSPYVGKNLQDHLICGIFVEIKEPGYTRDHQFFDDEGLDKSTEEWKTKRTGFFSNPPQGIFSYGRIDNLLKDDPVWKEACEKQKALNPRRDPMGNDPSQPHFEIWNAELYIELEMTQAPDEGQSVMTVIGEILPPRSKGYVKLLSPDPMENPEIVHNYLQDPVDARVFAAIMKHAADVATNGAGTKDLVKARWPPESKPFEEMSIEEWETYVRDKSHTCFHPCGTVKLGGANDKEAVVDERLRVKGVDGLRVADVSVLPRVPNGHTQAFAYAVGEKAADLILADIAGKDLRPRI from the coding sequence ATGTCTGACGACAAGCACACTTTCGACTTTATCATTGTCGGTGGAGGAACCGCCGGCCCCACTCTCGCCCGGCGACTGGCCGATGCCTGGATCTCCGGtaagaagctcaaggtgCTCCTGCTCGAGTCCGGCCCCTCTTCCGAGGGTGTTGATGATATTCGATGCCCCGGTAACTGGGTCAACACCATCCACTCCGAGTACGACTGGTCCTACGAGGTCGACGAGCCTTACCTGTCTACTGATGGCGAGGAGCGACGACTCTGTGGTATCCCCCGAGGCCATTGTCTGGGTGGATCCTCTTGTCTGAACACCTCTTTCGTCATCCGAGGAACCCGAGGTGATTTCGACCGAATCGAAGAGGAGACCGGCGCTAAGGGCTGGGGTTGGGATGATCTGTTCCCCTACTTCCGAAAGCACGAGTGTTACGTGCCCCAGGGATCTGCCCACGAGCCCAAGCTCATTGACTTCGACACCTACGACTACAAGAAGTTCCACGGTGACTCTGGTCCTATCAAGGTCCAGCCTTACGACTACGCGCCCATCTCCAAGAAGTTCTCTGAGTCTCTGGCTTCTTTCGGCTACCCTTATAACCCCGAGATCTTCGTCAACGGAGGAGCCCCCCAGGGTTGGGGTCACGTTGTTCgttccacctccaacggTGTTCGATCCACCGGCTACGACGCTCTTGTCCACGCCCCCAAGAACCTCGACATTGTGACTGGCCACGCTGTCACCAAGATTCTCTTTGAGAAGATCGGTGGCAAGCAGACCGCCGTTGGTGTCGAGACCTACAACCGAgctgccgaggaggctggCCCTACCTACAAGGCCCGATACGAGGTGGTTGTGTGCTGCGGCTCTTATGCCTCTCCCCAGCTTCTGATGGTTTCCGGTGTTGgacccaagaaggagctcgaggaggttggTGTCAAGGACATCATTTTGGACTCTCCTTACGTTGGAAAGAACCTGCAGGACCATCTTATCTGCGGTATCTTTGTCGAAATTAAGGAGCCCGGATACACCCGAGACCACCAGTTCTTCGACGACGAGGGACTCGACAAGTCCACCGAGGAGTGGAAGACCAAGCGAACCGGTTTCTTCTCCAATCCTCCCCAGGGCATTTTCTCTTACGGCCGAATCGAcaacctgctcaaggaTGATCCCGTCTGGAAGGAGGCCTGCGAGAAGCAGAAGGCTCTCAACCCTCGACGAGACCCCATGGGTAACGATCCCTCTCAGCCCCATTTCGAGATCTGGAATGCTGAGCTCTACATCGAGCTAGAGATGACCCAGGCTCCCGACGAGGGCCAGTCCGTCATGACCGTCATCGGTGAGattcttcctcctcgatcCAAGGGTTACGTCAAGCTGCTGTCCCCCGACCCTATGGAGAACCCCGAGATTGTCCACAACTACCTGCAGGACCCTGTTGACGCTCGAGTCTTCGCTGCCATCATGAAGCACGCCGCCGACGTTGCCACCAACGGTGCTGGCACCAAGGACCTCGTCAAGGCTCGATGGCCCCCGGAGTCCAAGCCCTTCGAGGAAATGTCCATCGAGGAATGGGAGACTTACGTCCGAGACAAGTCTCACACCTGTTTCCACCCCTGTGGTACTGTCAAGCTTGGTGGTGCTAATGATAAGGAGGCCGTTGTTGACGAGCGACTCCGAGTCAAGGGTGTCGACGGCCTGCGAGTTGCCGACGTCTCTGTCCTTCCCCGAGTCCCCAACGGACACACCCAGGCTTTTGCCTACGCTGTTGGTGAGAAGGCTGCCGACCTCATCCTTGCCGACATTGCTGGAAAGGATCTCCGACCTCGAATCTAA
- a CDS encoding uncharacterized protein (Compare to YALI0B14036g, similar to Saccharomyces cerevisiae PAA1 (YDR071C); ancestral locus Anc_8.190, weakly similar to uniprot|Q12447 Saccharomyces cerevisiae YDR071c): MTKTLPPHSAIRPLAVQDVDAIVEVSDKAFPPDQSATREKVLYRLQACPELCLGLFIRSYDAKDKAKNSDGEDDQLPHPTTSVISEKLVAVILATKMRSDLITKGSMGIPEGPDDEENGHKEDGNTVGVHAVCVDPEYQGKSIGSILMNDYVQRISTNGVASRIALIATDENAPFYEKLGFTNQGKSDCKYPPGVVWNDLYFDLSYN; this comes from the coding sequence ATGACTAAAACGCTCCCCCCACACTCGGCCATCCGACCTCTGGCAGTACAGGATGTGGATGCCATTGTCGAGGTCTCAGATAAGGCCTTCCCTCCGGACCAGTCAGCGACGAGAGAAAAGGTGCTGTATCGACTCCAGGCATGCCCCGAGCTGTGTCTGGGTCTATTTATCAGAAGTTACGACGCCAAGGACAAAGCCAAGAACAGCGACGGTGAGGACGACCAGCTGCCTCATCCTACAACCTCTGTGATTAgcgagaagctggtggcGGTGATTCTGGCCACAAAGATGCGGTCAGACCTGATCACCAAGGGCTCCATGGGCATCCCGGAGGGCcctgacgacgaggagaacgGACACAAGGAGGACGGAAACACCGTGGGCGTCCatgctgtttgtgtggaCCCCGAGTACCAGGGCAAGTCCATCGGATCGATCCTGATGAATGACTATGTGCAGCgaatctccaccaacggCGTGGCCAGCCGAATCGCGCTCATTGCCACAGACGAGAACGCACCCTTCTACGAGAAGCTGGGGTTCACCAATCAGGGCAAGAGCGATTGCAAATACCCTCCCGGTGTTGTGTGGAATGATCTGTACTTTGATCTGTCGTACAACTAA
- a CDS encoding uncharacterized protein (Truncated form of YALI0B14058g, similar to uniprot|O42978 Schizosaccharomyces pombe Putative pre-mRNA splicing factor, similar to Saccharomyces cerevisiae LSM5 (YER146W); ancestral locus Anc_8.192) — MSEQAEPQVSQILPLELVDKCIGSKILVLVKSKVEFTGTLVGFDDFVNMVLEDVTEVNTKTGKETNHSKLLLSGKSIYMVSEVGDIYG, encoded by the coding sequence ATGAGCGAGCAAGCTGAGCCCCAGGTATCGCAAATTCTGCCTCTGGAGCTGGTCGACAAGTGCATAGGATCCAAGATTCTGGTGCTGgtcaagtccaaggtcGAGTTCACTGGCACTCTGGTCGGATTCGACGATTTCGTCAAcatggtgctggaggacgTGACCGAGGTCAACACAAAAACTGGCAAGGAGACCAATCACAGCAAGCTGTTGTTGAGTGGAAAGAGCATCTACATGGTGAGTGAAGTTGGGGATATTTATGGCTGA
- a CDS encoding uncharacterized protein (Compare to YALI0B14080g, similar to Saccharomyces cerevisiae MAG1 (YER142C); ancestral locus Anc_8.184, weakly similar to uniprot|P22134 Saccharomyces cerevisiae YER142c MAG1 3-methyladenine DNA glycosylase): MRMNIFRRPSIHKLVMVATTRTRTKRSLAEPETTAPVVTPSTPKRQKTKLEIPTTPLAPAPKISLAESIKLIPKLDPVTKDNSHWDEIYESDFSKGLKYILDVDPSLEDIVHSSEFTSFVKEAATRQESRTNRKCNNCFEHLTRGIIGQQVSGAAAESILKKFKKLFPVEGSEDGKFPSPQEILDTPTEALRSAGLSGRKAEYITCLSTAFKDGTLSDDWLSTASDDDVVDALVAIKGIGPWSADMFLLFALKRMDVFTLGDLGIQRGVSVYLKERPHLAEIIKQVDFSLPINGVHSPGKSKKAGARKAAKSKPDTKGKWRVPTADEMTWVAHRFAPYRSVMMLILWKISDVNTAILDKK; encoded by the coding sequence ATGCGCATGAACATCTTCCGCCGTCCTTCGATCCACAAACTGGTGATGGTTGCGACAACAAGAACGCGAACCAAGCGAAGTCTGGCTGAACCTGAAACAACAGCGCCTGTGGTGACTCCCAGTACTCCCAAAAGACAGAAAACCAAGCTTGAGATCCCTACTACTCCCTTGGCTCCAGCCCCTAAGATTTCCCTGGCTGAGTCTATCAAGCTGATACCCAAGCTAGATCCTGTAACCAAAGACAACAGTCACTGGGACGAAATTTACGAATCAGATTTCTCCAAGGGCCTCAAGTACATTCTCGATGTCGATCCTTCTCTGGAGGATATCGTACACTCGTCCGAGTTCACTTCTTTTGTCAAAGAAGCTGCTACTCGGCAAGAGTCCAGAACCAACAGAAAGTGTAACAATTGCTTCGAACATCTTACAAGGGGCATCATTGGACAACAGGTatctggagcagctgcCGAGTCgattctcaagaagttcaAGAAACTGTTTCCAGTCGAAGGAAGCGAAGATGGCAAATTTCCGAGCCCACAGGAGATCCTCGACACCCCAACCGAGGCCTTAAGAAGCGCAGGTTTGTCTGGAAGGAAGGCAGAATACATCACATGTCTATCTACGGCCTTTAAGGATGGAACTCTGTCCGATGACTGGCTCAGTACTGCCTCCGATGACGATGTTGTCGATGCTCTGGTCGCCATCAAGGGCATTGGGCCTTGGTCAGCGGACAtgtttcttctctttgCTCTTAAACGAATGGATGTCTTCACATTGGGTGATCTCGGTATCCAGAGAGGTGTATCTGTTTACCTCAAAGAGCGTCCTCATCTTGCTGAGATCATCAAGCAGGTTGACTTTTCGCTCCCTATTAATGGGGTCCACAGTCCTGGCAAGTCTAAAAAGGCTGGCGCTCGAAAAGCAGCCAAGTCAAAGCCAGATACAAAGGGTAAATGGAGGGTGCCCACAGCAGATGAAATGACCTGGGTGGCCCATCGGTTTGCTCCTTACCGTTCAGTAATGATGCTAATTCTGTGGAAGATCAGTGATGTCAATACTGCAATTCTGGATAAGAAGTGA
- a CDS encoding uncharacterized protein (Truncated form of YALI0B14102g, similar to Saccharomyces cerevisiae ABP1 (YCR088W); ancestral locus Anc_6.366, weakly similar to uniprot|P15891 Saccharomyces cerevisiae YCR088w ABP1 Actin binding protein), translating to MSLDLATNGQQIKDVYGAIVSNDPEFPWAIFGYATSPTASSATIKVAAIPESDTSTLADFLDEFEEGKLQYGLVRVPDPHSKLPKIVYVGWCPEGVPDPRAKGVFNPHLHALGNLFHGYHVQVTARDRDDLTEDVILERLERASGAKYGATSSRKPGISSAIKTKPTYTTQKSGADEEDWGDAPAVETKPVSKPTPVESSYKPVKVDLAEIRKKGGPSTFTSEGRDADSDRGIVGGSYKPVGKIDIAAIRAQGKGHKESFENTPIKTDLDKPKPKATPKPTSKPAPVADVEDEDNQNGDEDGEPMSLKDRMKAFQKPSKSSSTPTPSKKPPTTIGGDDDDEEDETPKSVKDRLNAFSGSGRLTEMPKPKIDKSAIQSRFTPAASRGTKPLAPAGDLSSQYGLKTSIVSGGSRDFASENGKTPGQIWAEKHGKTPQPDVAVPSSTSNVSSASDKFSKLSVNDDDEEDKKTPASFGGDDDEDDEPHASVSALRGAFNKPAVHDEPKKSTPAPASRTIPPPPPSASRVNDDDDDEDEDDAPAVSVSALRGAFNKPAAADEDDAPPPPARTVPPPPPSASRPPADEDDDDEDEHNSFSKGASALQAAFSAGAGTGGPPPPPARGAAKDEEEDDAPPPMPARHAPPPANDDDAPPPMPARHVANDAPPPPMPSRPAADEPPAPALPSRGGAAAATPAAVVSSKPSATVEYDYTKDEEGEIDLVEDEIVTDIEFLDENWWSGTNSKGESGLFPSNYVRLKDGAVPTIPDPAAGCRALLPALLPELALAPLPSPCTTTTLLRTMN from the coding sequence ATGTCTCTCGACCTAGCTACCAACGGCcagcagatcaaggacGTGTACGGCGCCATTGTCAGCAATGACCCCGAGTTCCCCTGGGCAATCTTTGGTTATGCCACCTCTCCCACAGCGTCCTCGGCCACCATCAAGGTCGCAGCCATCCCTGAGTCTGACACTTCCACTCTGGCCGATTTCCTCGACGAGTTCGAGGAGGGCAAGCTGCAATACGGCCTGGTCCGAGTCCCCGACCCTCACTCGAAGCTACCCAAGATTGTCTACGTGGGCTGGTGTCCTGAGGGAGTCCCCGACCCTCGAGCCAAGGGTGTCTTCAACCCCCATCTCCATGCCCTTGGAAATCTCTTCCACGGCTACCACGTCCAGGTGACTGCCCGAGACCGAGACGATCTCACTGAGGATGTGATCCTGGAGCGGCTGGAGCGAGCCTCTGGTGCCAAGTACGGAGCCACCTCATCCAGAAAGCCCGGAATCTCGTCGGccatcaagaccaagcCCACCTACACAACGCAAAAGTCTGGAGCcgatgaggaggactgGGGAGACGCCCCTGCAGTGGAAACCAAGCCCGTCTCCAAGCCCACACCTGTTGAGTCGTCCTACAAGCCCGTCAAGGTTGACCTGGCCGAGATCCGAAAGAAGGGAGGACCCTCGACCTTCACGTCCGAGGGACGAGACGCCGACTCAGATCGAGGCATTGTCGGTGGCTCCTACAAGCCCGTCGGTAAAATTGACATTGCAGCCATCCGAGCCCAGGGCAAGGGACACAAGGAGTCCTTTGAAAACACCCCCATCAAGACGGACCtcgacaagcccaagcccaaggccACTCCTAAGCCTACCTCTAAGCCTGCCCCTGTCGCCGATgttgaggatgaggacAACCAGAACGGGGACGAGGACGGCGAGCCTATGTCTCTCAAAGACAGAATGAAGGCCTTCCAGAAGCCCTCCAAGTCTTCTTCTACTCCCACTCCCTCCAAGAAGCCCCCTACCACCATTGGtggagacgacgacgatgaggaggatgagaCCCCCAAGTCTGTTAAGGACCGACTCAACGCTTTCTCCGGGTCTGGACGGCTCACCGAGAtgcccaagcccaagatCGACAAATCTGCTATCCAGTCTCGATTCACACCCGCTGCCTCTCGAGGAACCAAGCCTCTGGCCCCCGCCGGTGATCTGTCGTCTCAGTATGGTCTCAAGACCTCAATTGTGTCTGGTGGATCCCGAGATTTTGCCTCTGAGAACGGTAAGACTCCCGGTCAGATCTGGGCTGAAAAGCATGGAAAGACTCCCCAGCCTGACGTGGCCGTGCCTTCGTCTACCTCCAACGTCTCTTCTGCATCCGACAAGTTCTCCAAGCTGTCTGTGaacgacgatgatgaggaggacaagaagactcctgcttctttcggtggtgatgacgacgaagatgaCGAGCCCCACGCATCGGTTTCCGCTCTTCGAGGTGCCTTCAATAAGCCGGCCGTGCATGACGAGCCCAAGAAGTCCACCCCCGCCCCTGCTTCTCGAACcattcctcctccccctccttcCGCCTCTCGAGtaaacgacgacgacgatgatgaggacgaggacgatgCTCCcgctgtctctgtctctgctCTCCGAGGCGCCTTCAACAAGCCCGCTGCTGCCGACGAAGATGAtgctccccctcctcctgctcgaaCAGTGCCCCCGCCTCCTCCCTCTGCATCTCGACCCCCCGCtgatgaggatgacgacgatgaggacgagcACAACAGCTTCTCCAAGGGCGCCTCTGCTCTTCAGGCCGCCTTctctgctggtgctggtacCGGaggacctcctcctcctcctgctcgaggagctgccaaagatgaggaagaagatgatgctCCTCCCCCCATGCCTGCTCGACACGCCCCTCCTCCCGCCAACGACGATGATGCCCCCCCTCCTATGCCTGCTCGACATGTTGCTAACgacgctcctcctcctcccatgCCATCTCGACCTGCTGCCGATgagcctcctgctcccgccCTGCCTTCTCGAGgcggtgctgctgctgccactcctgctgctgttgtctcCAGCAAGCCCTCTGCCACCGTGGAGTACGATTACACTAAGGATGAGGAGGGTGAGATCGATCTcgtggaggacgagatcgTCACCGACATTGAGTTCCTGGACGAGAACTGGTGGAGCGGAACCAACTCCAAGGGTGAGTCCGGTCTGTTCCCCTCCAACTATGTCAGGCTTAAGGATGGTGCTGTGCCCACCATTCCCGATCCTGCCGCGGGCTGCCGGGCGCTGCTGCCGGCGCTGCTGCCGGAGCTGGCACTGGCCCCTCTGCCATCGCCCTGTACGACTACGACGCTGCTGAGGACAATGAACTGA